One genomic segment of Thermodesulfobacterium sp. TA1 includes these proteins:
- a CDS encoding secondary thiamine-phosphate synthase enzyme YjbQ — protein sequence MEVITVKTHKKVELIDITEEVVKRLPPKDGICVLYVPHTTAGIIINEGADPSVKEDLIMAFERIAPENLPYKHLEGNSPGHVKSSLTGPSLTFIVEKGKPVLGTWQRIFFAEYDGPRTRKVFLKFLEG from the coding sequence ATGGAAGTAATCACTGTTAAAACCCATAAAAAAGTTGAATTGATCGACATTACTGAAGAAGTAGTAAAAAGACTTCCTCCTAAGGATGGGATTTGTGTGCTCTATGTTCCTCACACCACAGCAGGGATTATCATTAACGAAGGGGCAGACCCGTCGGTAAAAGAAGACCTAATTATGGCTTTTGAAAGGATAGCCCCAGAAAATCTTCCATATAAACATTTAGAAGGAAACTCTCCAGGACATGTAAAATCTTCTCTTACCGGTCCTTCTCTAACCTTTATTGTGGAAAAGGGCAAACCTGTTTTAGGAACTTGGCAAAGAATTTTTTTCGCAGAATATGACGGACCAAGGACAAGAAAAGTCTTTCTAAAATTTTTAGAGGGTTAG